GTAAGTGGTGGGGATATCTGGATCTTCTCCACAGTAGCATGGAGTGCTGTTGGTTGTAATCAAGAATATGTTATGATACTTGCATGTGGAGTACTATGAAGCAATTCAAAGGGATTTGAATCAAAGGGATGAAGCAGTTCAAAGCAATACCCAACTGTTAAACAGTCATTATTTCTGGGGAGCATGGTGGGATTGGTGATGCAGGTAAAGGAGGGCTGTTGTTTTTACTCCCCGCTGTATTTGGATTTTCTAACAAAGGAAGTGCATGGGCAGTGAGGAATTGGTGATTGTATGACAAGGCTTGGCTTTGCAGGAAAACAAGACAGCTAATAGGGATATGGGATTGCAGGACATACTGCCCCTCATGACTTTCCTGCCTGCCATACTGGATCCTTTACAAAATTACATAAACATCTAGTATGTTTAACCCAACATTGCCCCCACAGGATATCAAATGTGTGATCACTGTTCCTGATGACCCTACAGTATATTCCCAGTATTGCCATGGGAACATTTTTGATGTTGATCCCTAGTTGAGCAGGAATGTGATCCTACAGGAATCCGTGACATTTAAAGATGTGGCTGTGGACTTCACCCAGGAAGAATGGCACCACGTGGACCCTGCTCAGAGGCGCTTGTACAGggatgtgatgctggagaactatAGCCACCTGGTTTCTCTTGGTAAGGACCAATTCAGTATCTTGCCTACTGGCAGgtctttcctctctcatttgcTAAGGTTGTGGGGCTCGTAGATCGGGTGGCTGTGAGGAGGATGTTCACCATTAGAGCTTGTTCTCCCTTTTGGGACTCAGCTTTACAGTTTTCTGAGACTGTTCTTTAAGtgaagttttttcttttgcataacTGGAAATAGGTCATTTGATTGCATGACTCCTCAAGTtgcaccttttttttccttcagagttCCTGACGATCAAGGACTAGTACTGACTTATAGGAGGGGTCTTTGTCCACTTGCACAAACAACCAAATCTTGTGTATTTACCCATGAGCAGGATATCAAGTTTCCAAGCCAGAGGTGATCTTCAAATTGGAACAAGGAGAAGAGCCATGGATATCAGAGGGAGAAATCCAAAGACCTTTCTGTCCAGGTAAACGAGGGGGAGTCAGGCATGCAGGAATCAATACAGACAGTGGCACAGCTGAGGGAGGGGGGAAGCACCTTCAAATTGGTACCTTGGGAGCTTCTACACCTGCAGGAGACTGCACCATCTCCTGGATGacacttctctctgtctcccttctccaaTAGGGTGTTCCTGCTGCTGGCAGGCATTAGAGGGAAACGTGCCTCTTTGTCCTACACAGAATACCATTTCTCCCTATACTGTCATCCTATTGCTGGATTATCTTCTCCTCAGGTGTCCTCAGTCTCTCATTATTAGCGATACCTTTTCTTACTCATTCAGACTTTAATTGAACTCCCGTCTTCTTTAGTCTTGCGGCTTTTACTGTCACTGGCCCCAGACTTGTAGGAAATACTCACAGCTTTGATTCTCTGCCTTTTCATAACCTCCGTCAGACTTCTCTCCCTGACTGTACTCCTACAAAACCTGTCTAGGGAGTAGTACCATCTTCTTTCCATCATGCCTTTATGCCAGTTTGCTTCATTGCCTCTCCCTGCAGTTCCTGGAATATCATCCTCGCCTGGTATCCTGGCTTGCTAAGTATTTCTTGGCTTTAGGTCTTTGACTGCCGTAAGGAGTTTGCAAATCTGCCTTAAGGAGTCTGCTCTCCaacttcttcccctttctttgttACCACCTTAAAAGGGCACCTGCCTTCTGGTAGTTACAGCTCTTGAATCTCTACTGTGGACTCAGAAGTCATCCTTACTTCTACCCTGGTCACCTTTTTCCCTTCTCACAGGACCTCTCCATGTAGAAGTCCCATGCAATTAAATACCTAACGTCTGAATCATCTTTCATCCCCAGCCAGCACATTTTGCTACTTTGCCCATTAGAAACCACTGGGTTTCTAATCCCTCAGGCCAGACACCCCAGTCAGTTTAGTGTTTTCCTGCAATTCAGGTTATTTTCCTCCTAAACCAGGCCCTGGGTGGAGATTACTAGAATTCCCAGTTGAAGTTGCTCacccttgtgttttcttttataacccatattggatttttttaatcttagcttttttgagatatgatttacataccataaaattgacctttttaaagtttacaatgTAATGGTTTTTCAGATATTTACTGAGTTGTGCATCCTTCACCATTATCTAACTACAGAACATTTTCAGCACCCgaaaagaaaccctatacccaCTAGCAAGCACTCTCCATTCCCCGCTACCCCTGCACCCATTAATCTTTTTCTCTCAATGGATtaccatttctgggtattttatgtaaatggaattgtataatatgtagccttttgtgactggcttctttcacttagtgtaatattttcatggttcattcatgttgtagcatgttttAGTACCTCCTTACTttgtattgctgaataatatgccattgtatggacataccatgttttgtttctctACTCATCACTGGGTGGACCATATTGGATTTTAACGTTTTATCTTCATAAACCACCCGCCTTTGACAAGCTCTTGCAGTCACTCCCTGTAGCTCATTATAGGAAATAGAAACTCCCACTCATTTTAAAGGTCCCCTGTCATACCTTCCAGTATTCTCTTTTTGTTCCCACTAAAACAAGCTTCACTTGGGTTgaacttctttttaatgttttctgtaagTAGTGTACACTTTCCCTCATTGGATAATGCTTTCTCCCTATCCAAAGCTATATATTATGTTCAAGGTGTCTATCcataaacataatatatactaataggtgtattttttccttccctgatcACAAGTACCATTTATATCATCTTTACTACACAaactcagatttaaaaatataccatctgatggttttccttttttgtcagaTGATTAAGTCTTATTTCTAAGATTTCAAATGCATGGAGAAAGAAACTGGTATATGTCTATGTATTCTGTCTGTGTTGCAGAGCACATAGAAGGCAGTCAGGAATTACTTGATTGTTTTGGAATATGGTTGGGGAGAGaactttctcattcattcatatcAACAAGCATTTCTTGAATGTCTCTCTGAGAAGTATtctaaaagaaattcaaagcatTTTCCGTCCTTGGGAAATTAGAATTGAATGTTATTTCAGGGTAAGGAATTTGGGGGGTGAGGGTCccttgttgttggttttttttccctcctaacattttactgtgaatattttcaaacgtgtggaaagttaaaaaaaattaatacagtgaACACTGTATACCTACCACCAAGATTCTatagttgttaacattttattatatttgctttattacaTACTCTTCACCTGTCTATCAGTCTGTCTTTTTGATGCATTTCCAACTACGTTGCCGGCACGAGTACATTTCACTTCTGCATACTTCATATGTATCATTAACCAGAATtcagtatttatgtttttttgttaagaaaaatgtACATACAATAAGATACACAACTCTTCTAAGTACCATCCAGTTGACTTTGACAAATGCATTCACCCATCTAATCCAAATTCGTTTtgatatggaacatttccatcattccagaaCCCTTCTTCcccttagtttttaaaagttaccatTCTTAGAACCTGGAAACTAATTAATTATCTGCTACTAGTATTCTGAGGTTAAACATGGGTTTAGAGATCAACTTATTAGGCAGAGTAAAATCCTTTTTGGTCAAGAGAGGTGAATAGTATGGAACCAGAACTCAGACTAAAAACCACAGCCCTAATGGTAAAGGCAAGGATGATTTGCctccagaaatattattttatttcagcttgTGAAGTATAGCCATTGATCTCCAAGTATATCAAAGAATGATTTCAGTTACATCAGTGGCTGCAGATCTTCTCAGCAGGATTTAAAGATTTGGAGCCTCAGAggtaacttttaaagaaattgtgaaATGGCTGTATTAGGAAGACAGATTTGGGGATAATTTGTAGAATGGACAAGAAGCATGGAGAGCAGATAGGATCTT
The sequence above is a segment of the Leopardus geoffroyi isolate Oge1 chromosome E2, O.geoffroyi_Oge1_pat1.0, whole genome shotgun sequence genome. Coding sequences within it:
- the ZFP90 gene encoding zinc finger protein 90 homolog isoform X5, giving the protein MAPRPPLAAPQLSRNVILQESVTFKDVAVDFTQEEWHHVDPAQRRLYRDVMLENYSHLVSLGYQVSKPEVIFKLEQGEEPWISEGEIQRPFCPGKMCVGAEMGGVQPSKWNKMRICSSKTLTVQKHLVCDVPYLNTHTQCQDHVLSDT